The genomic region GGACGAACTGCTCGAGAAGATCCGCGAGGCCGGTCTGGAGCCGTACGGCACCCACCACGCCCACGCCCTGCACTCCCCGTACTGGTGGCTGAAGTGCGCGTTCGGCGTCGACAACGACAAGGCGCTGCCGGTGCGGGCGTACCACAAGCTGCTGGTCTGGGACATCATGAAGAAACCGCTGGCCACCCGTGCCGCGGAGCAGGCGCTGAACCCACTGATCGGCAAGAGTTTCGTGGCGTACGCGACCAAGCCGCACCTGCCGCGTCTTTCCGGCACCGGGGCGGACGCCCAGTGACGACTCCCCGGACGGAACACCTGGTCCTGCCCGGGGTCCTCACCGCCGGGCAGGCCGCCGCGACCGTCGCTGGCCTCCTCGCCGTGCAGCGCGAGGACGGCGCGATCCCCTGGTTCCGGGGACACCACCTCGACCCGTGGGACCACGTCGAGGCCGCGATGGCACTCGACGCGGCCGGTGAACACGAGGCCGCCGAACGGGCCTACCTGTGGCTGGCCCGGCACCAGAACGAGGACGGCTCCTGGTACGCGGCGTACGCGGACGGGGACTTCGCCGACGTCACCGACCGGGGACGCGAGACCAACTTCGTCGCCTACGCAGCCGTGGGCGTCTGGCACCACTACCTCTCCACCGGCGACGACACGTTCCTGGAGCGGATGTGGCCGACGGTGTACGCGGCGGTGGAGTTCGTGCTGCGCCTGCAGCAGCCGGGCGGGCAGATCGGCTGGCGGCGCGACGACGACGGCACGGACACGGCGGACGCCCTGCTGACGGGCAGCTCCTCCGTCCACCACGCGCTGCGGTGCGCGCTGGCGATCGCCGAGCAGCGGGAAGAGGCGCAGCCGGACTGGGAGTTGGCGGCGGGTGCGCTGCGGCACGCGATACGCCGGCATCCGGAGCGGTTCCTCGACAAGAACCGGTACTCGATGGACTGGTACTACCCCGTGCTCGGCGGCGCCCTGACCGGTGCGGAGGCCAAGGCCCGCATCGAGGAGGACTGGGACCGGTTCGTCGTC from Streptomyces chartreusis NRRL 3882 harbors:
- a CDS encoding prenyltransferase; the encoded protein is MTTPRTEHLVLPGVLTAGQAAATVAGLLAVQREDGAIPWFRGHHLDPWDHVEAAMALDAAGEHEAAERAYLWLARHQNEDGSWYAAYADGDFADVTDRGRETNFVAYAAVGVWHHYLSTGDDTFLERMWPTVYAAVEFVLRLQQPGGQIGWRRDDDGTDTADALLTGSSSVHHALRCALAIAEQREEAQPDWELAAGALRHAIRRHPERFLDKNRYSMDWYYPVLGGALTGAEAKARIEEDWDRFVVPGLGVRCVVPNPWVTGGESAELALALWAMGESDRALEILQSIQHLRDPESGLYWTGYVFEDDAIWPRELTTWTAGSVLLAVAALGGHEATCRVFGGEDLPLGLESECCA